From the Paenibacillus sp. FSL H8-0548 genome, one window contains:
- the cdaA gene encoding diadenylate cyclase CdaA encodes MSYFSDSTWHDWLKDIIDIGIVSYIIYKIILLVRGTRAVQLLKGIFILVAVWALSTWFNLYTLKWLMNQMFTFGIVSVLIIFQPELRRVLEQLGRGKLFARSYSLDRDIVNEQIDGVIKAVRFMAERKIGALIVFERTTGLTELIESGIRMESRITSELLINIFTPNTPLHDGAVIIRSNQIMAAGCYLPLSENPFISKELGTRHRAAIGVSEVTDAISVTVSEETGQISLSLGGMIVRDINEESLISKLFDELTPKTTGLKKERVSISSFWKRKGGSDG; translated from the coding sequence ATGAGTTATTTTTCGGATTCGACTTGGCATGATTGGTTAAAGGACATCATCGATATTGGCATAGTGAGCTATATTATTTATAAAATCATTTTGCTTGTGCGGGGAACCCGCGCGGTTCAGCTGTTAAAGGGGATATTTATACTCGTTGCGGTATGGGCACTTAGCACATGGTTCAATTTGTATACGCTAAAATGGCTCATGAATCAAATGTTCACCTTTGGTATTGTAAGTGTGCTCATTATTTTTCAGCCAGAGCTAAGACGAGTGCTCGAGCAGCTTGGACGCGGCAAGCTATTTGCAAGGTCATATTCGCTTGATCGAGATATCGTTAATGAACAAATTGACGGTGTCATTAAGGCTGTCCGATTTATGGCTGAGCGTAAGATTGGCGCGTTAATTGTATTTGAACGGACTACAGGGCTGACCGAGCTCATTGAGTCGGGTATTCGGATGGAATCGCGGATTACATCAGAGCTGCTTATCAATATTTTCACGCCAAATACGCCGCTTCATGATGGTGCGGTTATTATTCGCTCCAATCAGATTATGGCTGCCGGCTGCTATTTGCCGCTGTCAGAAAATCCTTTTATAAGCAAAGAGCTTGGAACCCGACACCGCGCCGCAATTGGCGTAAGTGAGGTAACGGATGCGATTTCTGTAACTGTATCGGAAGAAACGGGACAAATTTCGCTTTCTCTCGGGGGTATGATCGTTCGTGATATTAATGAGGAATCACTCATTTCGAAGCTCTTCGATGAGCTGACGCCGAAGACGACGGGTCTCAAGAAGGAACGTGTGAGCATCTCGTCGTTTTGGAAGCGGAAAGGAGGAAGTGATGGATAA
- a CDS encoding CdaR family protein, giving the protein MDKWLSHPTSLKIISVLVGLLLWAVVHIDPGTAPQTMTTNIDTKTIEASVITTVGLDNEKYILTAMEPSVVRLDVQGKLSDLLKASSIDDYVVKVDLKNVKEGIQELPLTVDLPKGILLVTMSPRTVMVQIEEILTKPFELQVVTEGKPADGYVLGASTIVSPTDGIQITLPKDDMSRVGLVATEVDVEGADKTIVNKKSKVIVYDIDGIEMTNAIVSPSTVHVEVKVTPPFKKLPLQVHYTGTLPEGLSLVSVKPVIDQVTVYGDQKTLDGLSVYDGVVLDLSKVKQSGSVQVKTGPVDGIKSIDPGEITLEVVVAPYVTRTFASLPIIIEGLGGGTSALIRTPADGKFSLTVSGAESVLSSLKADAISILANVEGLGKGLHSVTLQVDVPSYVQTVLAEGQTLTVSIEIVEDTGVEPNQDGSDEVSGTPTEEPLAPVPTPEETDGSGSGNTGAGSAGNANTNP; this is encoded by the coding sequence ATGGATAAATGGCTAAGTCACCCTACCTCGCTCAAAATTATTTCTGTCCTCGTTGGTCTGCTGCTCTGGGCGGTTGTACATATTGATCCAGGCACGGCACCGCAGACGATGACAACTAACATTGATACGAAAACCATTGAAGCATCCGTTATTACGACGGTAGGTTTAGATAATGAGAAATATATACTTACGGCAATGGAGCCGAGTGTTGTACGATTAGATGTGCAAGGCAAGCTGTCTGATTTGCTTAAAGCCTCCTCTATCGATGATTACGTCGTGAAGGTGGATTTGAAAAACGTGAAAGAAGGCATTCAGGAGCTGCCTTTAACGGTGGACTTGCCTAAAGGGATCTTGCTTGTCACGATGTCACCGCGCACAGTAATGGTGCAAATCGAAGAAATTTTGACCAAGCCATTCGAGCTGCAGGTCGTGACGGAAGGAAAGCCGGCAGATGGTTATGTGCTTGGCGCTTCGACGATTGTTTCGCCAACGGACGGCATTCAGATCACACTGCCTAAGGATGATATGAGCCGTGTCGGACTTGTAGCGACGGAGGTTGATGTTGAGGGTGCTGACAAAACAATTGTTAACAAAAAGTCTAAGGTTATCGTATATGATATAGACGGCATCGAGATGACGAATGCCATTGTTTCTCCATCAACGGTACATGTTGAGGTCAAGGTTACACCACCGTTTAAAAAGCTGCCTTTGCAGGTGCACTATACAGGTACTCTGCCAGAAGGGCTGAGCTTGGTATCGGTTAAGCCGGTAATTGATCAGGTAACCGTATACGGCGATCAGAAGACGCTTGACGGGCTTTCCGTGTATGATGGTGTTGTGCTTGACCTCTCGAAGGTGAAGCAGTCTGGAAGCGTACAGGTGAAGACCGGCCCAGTGGATGGCATCAAATCGATCGATCCTGGTGAGATCACGCTTGAGGTTGTTGTAGCGCCTTATGTTACGCGAACCTTTGCCAGCCTCCCAATCATAATAGAAGGACTCGGGGGCGGAACGTCTGCTCTAATTCGTACACCGGCGGATGGGAAATTTAGTTTGACCGTAAGCGGAGCCGAATCGGTGTTGTCTTCGCTTAAGGCAGATGCGATTAGCATACTTGCGAATGTCGAAGGACTAGGGAAGGGCTTGCATTCTGTAACCCTTCAGGTGGATGTGCCGTCTTATGTACAGACCGTGCTTGCGGAAGGGCAGACATTGACTGTATCTATTGAAATAGTGGAGGATACAGGGGTAGAGCCGAATCAAGATGGTTCAGACGAGGTTAGCGGAACTCCAACGGAGGAGCCTTTAGCGCCCGTGCCAACACCGGAGGAGACGGATGGCAGCGGTAGCGGCAATACCGGTGCAGGCTCAGCGGGCAATGCAAATACAAATCCTTAA
- a CDS encoding trypsin-like peptidase domain-containing protein produces the protein MNEENKRMDADHDISSDADNANHTSTSTSPSAFTTYIYESTSTKSTNDMKALYEKELKLQENPNGSMNDVSGRKKKRSGGGSPKTLLASFLIGAMVVGGFAYMADKNNVFSGAEQAAPTSGTSIVSSSAQQAAGLSTASLSTSEDIASVYAATSPAVVKIENYAEPERSTSMFDNPEFRQFFGGGQSGRGGQQQEQQQQQEQEQSAAELALVGSGTGFFFEEGGYILTNQHVIADAAEVKVTVQGYEEPFTAKVLGSSYELDLAVLKIESTDGKAFPSLTLGDSDATQIGDWVIAIGNPYGFDQTLTMGVLSAKERPITIADEQGNHEYKHLLQTDASINPGNSGGPLLNENGEVIGINTAVNSEAQGIGFAIPTSTITEVLDQLKTNTL, from the coding sequence ATGAACGAGGAAAACAAACGTATGGATGCCGACCATGACATAAGTTCTGATGCTGACAATGCTAATCATACATCTACTTCCACGAGCCCGAGTGCTTTCACTACTTATATCTATGAATCTACTTCTACTAAATCGACTAACGATATGAAAGCATTATACGAGAAGGAGCTTAAGCTTCAGGAAAATCCGAATGGCTCAATGAATGATGTGTCTGGAAGGAAGAAGAAGCGCTCAGGCGGCGGCTCGCCCAAGACGCTGCTGGCATCATTTTTAATCGGAGCGATGGTCGTTGGCGGCTTCGCGTACATGGCCGATAAAAACAATGTATTCAGCGGAGCAGAGCAGGCAGCCCCTACGTCGGGTACAAGTATTGTGAGCAGCTCTGCGCAGCAGGCTGCTGGCTTATCAACAGCATCGCTTAGTACAAGCGAGGATATTGCCTCTGTTTATGCGGCAACAAGCCCGGCAGTGGTGAAAATAGAAAACTATGCTGAGCCGGAGCGCAGCACCTCCATGTTCGATAATCCGGAATTCCGTCAGTTTTTTGGCGGCGGTCAATCCGGCAGAGGCGGACAACAGCAGGAGCAGCAGCAGCAGCAGGAACAAGAGCAAAGTGCCGCTGAACTTGCGCTTGTAGGCTCCGGCACCGGGTTTTTCTTCGAAGAAGGTGGTTATATTCTGACCAATCAGCATGTGATTGCTGATGCTGCGGAAGTAAAGGTTACGGTGCAAGGCTACGAGGAGCCTTTTACCGCAAAGGTCCTTGGTTCCAGCTATGAGCTTGACTTAGCTGTACTGAAGATAGAGAGCACGGACGGCAAAGCCTTTCCATCTTTAACGCTGGGAGACTCTGATGCAACACAGATCGGCGATTGGGTCATCGCGATTGGCAATCCTTACGGCTTTGACCAAACGCTGACGATGGGAGTTTTGAGTGCGAAGGAACGTCCGATTACCATTGCTGATGAGCAGGGCAATCATGAATATAAGCATTTGCTGCAAACCGATGCATCGATCAACCCGGGCAATTCTGGAGGACCGCTTCTTAACGAGAACGGGGAAGTCATCGGCATTAATACAGCGGTTAACTCGGAGGCACAGGGCATTGGCTTTGCGATTCCGACGTCGACGATTACGGAGGTGCTGGATCAACTGAAAACGAACACGTTATAG
- the sigW gene encoding RNA polymerase sigma factor SigW codes for MNILEARLARLALKGDQQAFAELVDLYQDKLFHMAYRMLNSRQEAEDVVQDTFLRVYKNLDRYDDTLKFSTWIYRIATNLCIDRLRKRKPTYSLDAESHDHEGLDGYSMVPSDNRTPESELLLSDTQRIIHTAISSLPPKYKSVMTLRYMQDLSLQEIGDVLDMPVTTIKTRVHRGREFLRKKLEHKL; via the coding sequence TTGAATATATTGGAAGCACGCCTGGCGCGATTAGCGCTCAAAGGCGATCAGCAGGCATTTGCTGAGCTTGTAGACCTTTATCAAGATAAGCTCTTTCATATGGCATATCGGATGCTAAATAGCCGCCAGGAGGCGGAGGATGTCGTGCAGGACACCTTCCTTCGCGTATACAAAAACCTGGATCGATATGATGATACATTGAAATTTTCGACATGGATATATAGAATTGCTACAAATTTATGTATTGACCGGCTGCGCAAGCGCAAGCCAACCTATTCGCTGGATGCGGAATCGCACGACCATGAAGGACTGGATGGTTATTCGATGGTACCGAGCGATAATCGGACACCTGAATCGGAGCTGCTGCTCTCGGACACTCAGCGCATCATCCATACAGCTATCTCGTCGCTGCCTCCAAAATATAAGAGTGTGATGACGCTTCGCTATATGCAGGATCTATCGCTGCAGGAGATAGGCGACGTATTGGACATGCCTGTAACGACGATTAAGACTCGTGTTCACCGAGGCAGGGAGTTTCTGAGAAAGAAGCTGGAGCATAAATTATAG
- the glmM gene encoding phosphoglucosamine mutase: MGKYFGTDGVRGVANRELTPELAYKIGRCGGYVLTGKANKPKVVIGLDTRISGPMLESALIAGLLSIGASVVRLGIVSTPAVAYITRELNADAGVMISASHNPVEDNGIKFFAGDGFKLSDDTELEIEELIDALTDELPRPEGGDIGVVSSDEGAKQRYLNYLKTTIKGEFKGLKIVLDCANGSAYELAPTVFRELGADIITVGAEPDGLNINAGVGSTHPEYLREQVLHHGADLGLSFDGDADRLIAIDEKGEEVDGDFILCIIGDAMKRAGKLKEDTIVTTVMANIGFFKGAERIGLKTAQTAVGDRYVMEEMRRGGFNLGGEQSGHVIFLDHITTGDGILTALQLVDTIAASGKKLSELKGLMRKYPQQLVNVRVADKSLYQGNAAIEEAVKRVELELGDNGRVLVRPSGTESLIRVMAEGPEKEQVDAYVAQIADVVKRELG, translated from the coding sequence ATGGGGAAATATTTCGGAACTGACGGTGTGCGCGGCGTAGCCAATCGGGAGCTTACACCGGAGCTAGCTTATAAAATCGGTCGCTGTGGCGGCTATGTGCTAACAGGCAAAGCTAACAAACCAAAGGTAGTTATTGGCTTAGATACACGGATATCTGGTCCTATGCTGGAATCGGCGCTTATCGCGGGTTTGTTGTCTATCGGCGCTAGCGTAGTGCGTCTAGGGATTGTTTCTACACCGGCGGTTGCCTACATCACACGCGAGCTGAACGCTGATGCGGGTGTTATGATCTCGGCTTCTCATAATCCTGTAGAGGATAATGGCATTAAATTTTTTGCGGGTGATGGCTTCAAGCTATCCGATGATACCGAGCTCGAGATTGAGGAGCTGATCGATGCTTTAACCGATGAATTGCCAAGGCCTGAAGGCGGCGATATCGGTGTAGTATCCAGTGATGAAGGCGCTAAGCAGCGGTATTTAAATTACTTGAAAACAACGATCAAAGGCGAGTTCAAAGGTTTGAAAATCGTACTCGATTGCGCTAACGGCTCCGCTTATGAGCTGGCTCCAACTGTATTCCGTGAGCTCGGAGCGGACATCATTACGGTTGGCGCTGAGCCTGACGGTCTGAATATTAATGCAGGCGTAGGATCAACGCATCCTGAATATTTGCGTGAGCAGGTACTGCACCATGGCGCGGATCTTGGGCTTTCTTTTGACGGAGATGCGGATCGTCTCATTGCCATTGATGAAAAGGGCGAAGAGGTAGACGGCGATTTTATTTTGTGTATTATTGGCGATGCGATGAAGCGGGCTGGCAAGTTGAAGGAAGATACGATTGTAACGACGGTTATGGCTAATATCGGCTTCTTCAAGGGCGCAGAGCGGATCGGTCTGAAAACGGCACAAACCGCAGTTGGAGATCGTTACGTCATGGAGGAAATGCGTCGCGGCGGCTTTAATCTAGGCGGCGAGCAATCGGGTCATGTTATTTTTCTGGATCATATTACTACAGGCGATGGCATTCTTACAGCGCTTCAGCTGGTTGATACGATTGCAGCTTCAGGGAAGAAGCTAAGTGAGCTAAAAGGTCTTATGCGCAAATATCCACAACAGCTAGTTAACGTTCGTGTCGCTGATAAGAGCCTATACCAGGGCAATGCAGCGATCGAAGAAGCAGTGAAGCGCGTGGAGCTGGAGCTTGGCGATAACGGCCGGGTGCTTGTTCGTCCATCTGGAACGGAATCCTTGATCCGTGTCATGGCAGAGGGACCGGAGAAGGAGCAGGTTGATGCTTATGTAGCACAAATTGCTGACGTCGTTAAACGTGAACTAGGTTAA
- a CDS encoding zf-HC2 domain-containing protein, with product MNCNVAIVWMHDYLDGELPREDIVTLKSHLLSCPACRSRFDQLQKTDAAAFHTLEALKPTADYDKKASEQLTERIMQQLPKKRSNQRNRIVRFIYRYPGATAAAVFILVMLGSFFTMWEGDTKLIVAGEDLQHVIIEGNTVIVPEGVHLTGNLTVENGIAEVKGEVDGNVTVIDGSLNLASTGHIAGQIRTIDQALDFFWYKVTQTFGGNAR from the coding sequence ATGAATTGCAACGTCGCCATCGTTTGGATGCATGATTATTTGGACGGCGAGCTGCCTCGTGAAGATATCGTTACGTTAAAGTCTCATTTGCTTTCCTGTCCGGCTTGTCGCAGTCGGTTTGACCAGCTCCAGAAGACGGACGCCGCGGCGTTCCATACTTTAGAAGCGCTTAAGCCAACCGCGGATTATGACAAGAAGGCATCAGAGCAGCTAACAGAGCGTATTATGCAGCAGCTTCCGAAGAAACGAAGCAACCAGCGGAACCGAATCGTACGTTTTATTTATCGATATCCGGGCGCGACCGCTGCTGCTGTATTTATACTCGTGATGCTGGGTAGCTTCTTCACCATGTGGGAAGGGGATACGAAGCTAATCGTTGCAGGCGAGGATCTTCAGCATGTCATTATAGAAGGCAACACTGTGATTGTTCCGGAAGGTGTTCACTTAACGGGCAATCTAACTGTGGAAAATGGAATAGCTGAGGTTAAAGGCGAGGTAGATGGGAATGTTACAGTTATAGACGGTTCCTTGAATCTGGCTTCCACCGGTCATATCGCAGGACAGATCAGAACGATCGATCAAGCACTCGATTTCTTCTGGTACAAAGTCACGCAAACCTTTGGCGGTAACGCTCGTTAA
- the glmS gene encoding glutamine--fructose-6-phosphate transaminase (isomerizing) gives MCGIVGYIGKRDSQDILIDGLKKLEYRGYDSAGIAVFTKNGLEITKSKGRLANLEGLLREEPLEGFAGIGHTRWATHGKPSDVNSHPHTDNTAKFSVVHNGIVENYLKLKEELIIKGHVFVSETDTEVISHLIADEYNGDIVKAVQAAVKRMRGAFALGVLTEFEPDRLVAVRFASPLVIGVGEGENFIGSDIPAILEHTRNVYILNDGEMAILTRDAVELMTTDGEIISKEIYHVDWDIVTAEKAGFDHFMLKEIHEQPKAYRDTMISRISEDGKSVQLNELGMSAEYIKSIRKVHIVACGTAYHAGLVGKSVIESLARIPVETDVASEYRYRSPIITPDTLVIVVSQSGETADTLAALREAQRNGARVLAITNVVGSSVAREADHLLITWAGLEIAVASTKAYTSQLIAFYLFGLYLAGTLETKDAAYIEEVITAMHQLPEQVESILEQAPVLKQVAESIAKHKHLFFIGRGVDYAVAQEGSLKLKEISYIHSEAYAAGELKHGTLALIEDGIPVIALVTQEDLYEKTLSNIKEVTARGAHVIGIANSGSEVEVAKSVDELFAIPKTLPILSPALSVIPLQLISYYASLALEHDVDKPRNLAKSVTVE, from the coding sequence ATGTGTGGAATTGTAGGATATATTGGTAAACGTGACTCACAGGACATTTTGATCGATGGATTGAAGAAGCTTGAATATCGGGGTTATGATTCCGCTGGTATCGCTGTCTTCACGAAAAACGGTCTAGAAATTACAAAATCCAAAGGTCGTTTGGCTAACCTTGAAGGCTTGCTTCGTGAAGAGCCGCTGGAAGGCTTTGCAGGCATCGGTCATACACGCTGGGCAACTCATGGTAAACCATCAGATGTGAACTCGCATCCGCATACGGACAACACAGCTAAGTTTTCTGTTGTTCATAACGGAATTGTCGAGAACTATTTGAAGCTAAAAGAAGAATTGATCATCAAGGGCCATGTTTTTGTATCAGAGACAGATACAGAAGTCATTTCCCACCTTATTGCAGATGAATATAACGGTGATATTGTCAAAGCTGTTCAAGCTGCTGTTAAACGTATGCGCGGAGCGTTCGCACTTGGTGTATTAACAGAATTTGAACCAGATCGTCTCGTAGCTGTACGTTTTGCAAGTCCGCTTGTTATTGGTGTAGGCGAAGGCGAAAACTTCATTGGCTCGGATATTCCGGCTATTTTGGAGCATACGCGTAATGTATACATCCTGAATGATGGCGAAATGGCAATCCTGACACGTGATGCTGTCGAATTAATGACGACTGACGGCGAAATTATTTCCAAGGAAATATATCATGTCGATTGGGATATCGTAACAGCAGAGAAAGCCGGATTTGATCACTTCATGCTGAAAGAAATTCATGAGCAGCCTAAAGCTTATCGCGATACGATGATTAGTCGTATTTCGGAGGATGGCAAGTCTGTACAATTAAATGAGCTGGGTATGTCAGCTGAATATATTAAATCGATTCGCAAAGTGCACATTGTAGCCTGTGGAACAGCTTACCATGCGGGACTTGTCGGCAAATCGGTTATTGAATCACTTGCTCGTATTCCAGTAGAGACGGATGTTGCGTCAGAGTACCGTTACCGTTCGCCAATCATTACACCTGATACGCTTGTGATCGTTGTAAGCCAATCAGGCGAGACGGCGGATACACTGGCAGCACTTCGCGAAGCACAGCGCAATGGCGCTCGTGTGCTTGCAATTACGAATGTGGTCGGAAGCTCGGTCGCTCGTGAAGCAGACCACTTGCTTATTACGTGGGCAGGTCTTGAAATCGCGGTTGCTTCGACAAAAGCATACACTTCGCAGCTGATTGCCTTCTATCTATTCGGCTTGTATCTTGCGGGTACGCTGGAGACTAAGGATGCAGCGTATATCGAAGAGGTTATTACGGCAATGCACCAGCTGCCAGAGCAGGTTGAGAGCATTCTTGAGCAGGCACCCGTGCTTAAGCAAGTAGCAGAATCAATCGCTAAGCACAAACATTTGTTCTTCATCGGCCGTGGCGTAGACTACGCAGTGGCGCAAGAAGGCTCACTGAAGCTGAAAGAAATTTCGTATATTCACTCTGAGGCGTATGCTGCAGGTGAGCTCAAGCACGGAACATTGGCGCTAATCGAGGACGGTATTCCGGTTATTGCTCTCGTTACGCAAGAGGATCTATACGAGAAAACACTTAGCAACATTAAAGAAGTAACCGCTCGCGGTGCGCATGTGATTGGTATTGCAAACTCAGGATCAGAAGTCGAAGTTGCAAAATCTGTCGATGAGCTGTTCGCCATTCCGAAGACGCTGCCGATCCTTTCACCAGCATTGTCGGTTATTCCGCTGCAGCTGATCTCATACTATGCTTCGCTAGCTCTTGAGCATGATGTGGATAAACCGCGGAATTTGGCTAAGAGTGTTACGGTGGAGTAG